The Oncorhynchus masou masou isolate Uvic2021 unplaced genomic scaffold, UVic_Omas_1.1 unplaced_scaffold_828, whole genome shotgun sequence genome includes a region encoding these proteins:
- the LOC135538675 gene encoding claudin-9-like: protein MASTGLQLLGLLLAVMGWVGGALVCAAPLWRVSAFAGGEIVIAQVLWEGLWMTCLSQSTGQIQCKTYDSTLALPVSTQVSRTLSVLSLLFCLFALLLGVAGAKCTKCLGEGAYSSKARLARVAGALFYFSGLLYLMPICWTAYAVVRDFYDPKVAAPLKRELGPALYLGWGAGILLLVGGALLNAGSSPPGVRATPTFGGGGRSNPLPVVVEEKEYV from the coding sequence ATGGCGTCCACAGGTCTACAGCTACTTGGCCTCCTATTGGCCGTGATGGGCTGGGTGGGCGGGGCTCTGGTCTGCGCCGCCCCCTTGTGGCGAGTCTCCGCCTTCGCGGGCGGGGAGATCGTGATCGCCCAGGTTCTCTGGGAGGGGCTATGGATGACGTGTTTGTCCCAGAGTACGGGACAGATCCAGTGTAAGACTTACGACTCTACCCTGGCCCTCCCCGTCTCCACCCAGGTGTCCCGTACCCTCTCCgtgctctccctcctcttctgcctcttcgcCCTCCTGCTAGGCGTGGCTGGGGCTAAGTGCACCAAGTGTCTAGGGGAAGGAGCCTACTCGTCCAAGGCTAGGCTAGCCCGCGTGGCTGGGGCTCTGTTCTACTTCTCTGGGCTGCTCTACCTGATGCCCATCTGCTGGACGGCCTACGCCGTGGTCAGGGATTTTTACGATCCAAAAGTCGCCGCGCCGCTGAAGAGAGAGTTAGGCCCCGCCTTATATCTAGGCTGGGGGGCGGGAATTCTGCTGCTGGTTGGAGGGGCTCTGCTGAACGCAGGCTCCTCCCCTCCAGGGGTTAGGGCAACGCCTACCTTTGGGGGAGGTGGGAGGAGTAACCCACTGCCCGTGGTGGTAGAGGAGAAGGAGTATGTCTGA